A genome region from Deinococcus arcticus includes the following:
- a CDS encoding helicase-related protein encodes MTTYDRLLDRPLRSPIFPEPVRVIRVEKAGMRQKVIAAGLTTQRIHQRMLDAASMDSLMALVAELKTDFQGDPELFALGVEARRIQLGYTFDPFFAVSASRIDPLPHQLEAVYGVLLKRPRIRFLLADDPGAGKTVMGGLLLKELGYRKLLGRVLIVTPANLTDQWRREMRDKFGETFKVINRDVAGLAYGENPWESEDLVVTSVDFAKREANLEHLRRVHWDMVIVDEAHRLSATKYGSEIKRSQRYKLGEVLSQTSAHMLLLTATPHQGDNEKFRLLLDLLEPDLFATTRLLEEAAARGENPIMLRRLKEDMTDFDGKPLFPPRYVHTPQFKLSPSERALYEHVTDYVTKHFRKAWDDRKRNVGLAMTVLQRRLASSSYAISRSLENRLKRLEALKDDVNNLADDPYLGYTEDELEDLPEEERWELEDRLAERLTLARNLPQLEAEIRELESLSREARLLAKLEQDRKLQELLRVLTSLGSEKLLVFTEHKDTLTFLVGVLNKQGYAVTHIDGSMGLEERVSREREFRDSAQVMVATEAAGEGINLQFCSVMVNYDLPWNPTRLEQRMGRIHRYGQKLEVHIHNLVAEGTREGDVLALVLQKLEVMREQLGSDRVYDVVGELLGDVDLEKLMQEMMLGRKSLAEIQAMVEARLSPDRVNYLKEVTLEALAKRDVDLSRLRADREHSELTRIQPEYTSRFFIQALTKLGGEVTARQDNLYRMRVPYELRSKGHNVKSEYAKTTFDKRAAYDADFLAPGHPLFDLVLQETLALAQPVMRQGATFELDGLSKDAVMGFYELAVVDGRGTTASQRLFAVQHQPDADALPTLVSPRLLVDALPSTPEHAPDSEALQDRLEGWLLDTQLETYEEEVRGERLREVDIRRRYGSRSLDHLIRESTRKLTQHKLKGAQGEDMKLPIGQEERRLRVLQERQRSFEAELEQESQLIPEPAQLLALALLRPLKPVEQGLPKEDDPDVRKAVELAGMRVTEEYERQQGRVPADVSAENVGYDIRSAGPQANADGKSQEVRFIEVKGRAGVGPVVLTPNEWITAGRLGDAYFLYVVTQALSTHPQLTIVQNPAAKLTPGQEVTVLHYVISTDEWQRAGEQTEEHA; translated from the coding sequence ATGACAACGTATGACCGTCTGCTGGACCGTCCACTTCGTTCCCCTATTTTTCCTGAGCCTGTGCGGGTCATCCGAGTCGAGAAAGCTGGAATGCGCCAGAAGGTCATCGCCGCAGGCCTGACCACCCAACGTATCCACCAGCGCATGCTCGACGCTGCCTCAATGGACAGCTTGATGGCGTTGGTGGCCGAATTGAAAACGGATTTCCAGGGTGACCCGGAGCTGTTCGCTCTGGGCGTTGAGGCCCGGCGCATTCAGCTAGGCTACACCTTCGACCCCTTCTTCGCCGTGTCGGCGAGCCGGATTGACCCGCTTCCCCACCAGCTGGAAGCGGTGTACGGCGTTCTGCTCAAACGGCCCCGGATTCGCTTCCTGCTGGCTGATGACCCAGGCGCCGGCAAGACGGTCATGGGCGGCCTGCTCCTCAAGGAGTTGGGGTATCGCAAACTGCTGGGCCGGGTGCTGATTGTCACCCCGGCGAACCTCACGGACCAGTGGCGACGCGAAATGCGCGACAAGTTTGGCGAGACTTTTAAGGTCATTAACCGGGATGTGGCTGGGCTGGCCTACGGCGAGAATCCCTGGGAAAGCGAAGACCTGGTGGTTACCAGCGTGGACTTCGCCAAACGCGAGGCCAATCTCGAACATCTGCGCCGTGTCCACTGGGACATGGTCATCGTGGATGAAGCCCACCGCCTGTCCGCGACTAAGTACGGTTCGGAAATCAAGCGCTCGCAGCGTTACAAGCTAGGCGAAGTGCTCTCGCAAACGAGCGCCCACATGCTCCTGTTGACGGCCACACCTCACCAGGGCGACAACGAGAAGTTTCGGTTGCTCCTCGACCTCTTGGAGCCTGACCTTTTTGCCACCACACGTCTTCTGGAAGAGGCCGCAGCGCGGGGGGAAAACCCCATCATGCTGCGCCGCCTGAAAGAAGACATGACGGACTTCGACGGCAAGCCCCTCTTTCCTCCGCGCTATGTTCATACCCCTCAGTTCAAGCTTTCCCCCAGTGAACGTGCTCTCTACGAGCATGTGACGGACTACGTCACCAAGCACTTCCGCAAAGCCTGGGATGACCGCAAGCGCAACGTGGGCCTGGCCATGACGGTGCTACAACGGCGACTGGCCAGCAGTTCGTATGCCATCAGCCGCTCGCTGGAAAACCGGCTGAAACGGCTCGAAGCCCTGAAGGATGACGTCAACAACCTAGCGGATGACCCGTATCTGGGTTACACCGAGGACGAGCTCGAAGACCTGCCTGAAGAGGAGCGCTGGGAGCTGGAAGACCGCCTTGCCGAGCGCCTTACCCTGGCCCGCAATCTGCCTCAGCTGGAGGCTGAAATCCGGGAGTTGGAGTCGCTGAGCCGCGAAGCCCGCCTTCTGGCGAAGCTGGAGCAGGACCGCAAGTTGCAGGAACTTCTACGGGTGCTGACCAGCCTGGGCAGCGAGAAGCTTTTGGTGTTTACCGAGCACAAGGACACGCTGACCTTCCTGGTCGGTGTGCTGAATAAGCAGGGCTACGCGGTGACCCATATTGACGGCAGCATGGGCCTGGAAGAGCGTGTGAGTCGGGAGCGGGAATTCCGGGATTCAGCCCAGGTCATGGTGGCCACCGAAGCCGCAGGCGAAGGCATCAATCTTCAGTTCTGCTCGGTCATGGTCAACTACGACCTCCCCTGGAATCCCACCCGTCTGGAACAGCGCATGGGCCGCATTCACCGCTACGGGCAAAAGCTTGAGGTTCATATTCACAACTTGGTCGCCGAAGGGACCCGTGAAGGTGACGTGCTGGCCCTCGTCTTGCAGAAGCTGGAAGTGATGCGCGAGCAACTCGGCAGTGACCGCGTGTATGACGTGGTCGGAGAGTTGCTGGGGGACGTGGACCTTGAAAAGTTGATGCAGGAGATGATGCTGGGCCGCAAGAGTCTGGCCGAAATCCAGGCGATGGTGGAGGCTCGTCTGTCGCCTGACCGTGTCAACTACCTGAAGGAAGTCACGCTAGAGGCACTGGCCAAGCGGGACGTGGACCTCTCCCGCCTCCGCGCCGACCGGGAGCACAGTGAGCTGACCCGCATCCAACCGGAGTACACCTCCCGCTTCTTCATTCAGGCGCTGACCAAACTGGGTGGCGAGGTCACAGCGCGGCAGGACAACCTGTACCGCATGCGGGTGCCCTATGAGTTGCGCTCCAAGGGCCACAACGTCAAGAGCGAGTACGCCAAGACGACCTTCGACAAGCGGGCGGCCTACGACGCGGACTTCCTCGCACCAGGGCACCCCCTATTCGACCTGGTCCTCCAGGAGACACTGGCCTTGGCCCAGCCCGTCATGCGGCAGGGGGCAACATTTGAGCTCGATGGCCTGTCGAAAGACGCTGTGATGGGTTTCTACGAGTTGGCGGTGGTAGATGGCCGGGGAACGACTGCTTCGCAGCGGCTCTTTGCGGTTCAGCACCAGCCTGACGCTGACGCATTGCCAACACTGGTTTCTCCAAGGCTGCTCGTGGACGCGTTGCCCTCAACGCCCGAACATGCGCCTGACAGCGAGGCTCTTCAGGACCGGCTCGAAGGATGGCTGCTGGACACTCAGCTCGAAACCTATGAGGAAGAAGTGCGCGGCGAGCGGCTCCGGGAGGTTGACATCCGGAGGCGTTACGGCAGCCGCAGTCTGGACCACCTCATCAGGGAGTCCACCCGAAAACTCACCCAGCACAAGCTCAAAGGCGCGCAGGGCGAGGACATGAAACTGCCTATCGGCCAGGAGGAACGCCGTCTGCGTGTTCTCCAGGAGCGTCAGAGGAGCTTCGAAGCCGAACTGGAGCAGGAAAGCCAGCTTATTCCTGAACCCGCGCAACTGCTCGCCCTGGCCCTCCTGCGGCCCCTCAAACCAGTCGAGCAGGGGCTTCCCAAAGAGGACGACCCTGACGTCCGGAAAGCGGTGGAACTTGCCGGCATGCGCGTGACTGAAGAGTATGAACGGCAGCAGGGCCGTGTCCCCGCCGACGTGAGCGCAGAGAACGTGGGCTATGACATCCGCAGTGCCGGACCACAGGCCAATGCCGATGGCAAGTCACAAGAGGTGCGGTTTATCGAGGTCAAGGGCCGGGCGGGCGTTGGACCGGTCGTCCTCACCCCGAACGAATGGATTACTGCGGGCCGCTTAGGAGACGCCTATTTCCTGTATGTCGTGACCCAGGCGCTCAGCACACACCCACAGCTGACCATTGTCCAGAACCCGGCCGCCAAACTCACGCCAGGACAGGAGGTCACGGTGTTGCACTACGTGATTTCCACCGACGAATGGCAGCGGGCCGGAGAGCAGACCGAGGAGCACGCATGA